Proteins encoded by one window of Mycolicibacterium cosmeticum:
- a CDS encoding phage major capsid protein, protein MALNTSVSGGTHALLKEQLGALVTQPVRESSVALNVAGVVTTLETEYRVPIVKSDAAAAWVAEGGEIAATDADFDEIVVRPAKVAGLSIISRELAEDSTPSAQQQVGEGLAQSIATGVDRAFFGNTVADGPSGLLSVTGVQTIDTGGTIANTDPFAEALSLAETVGAQVTSFVAHPTTVLQLSKVKKQTGSNEPLLGYDASQPTQRQVLGIRLISSPAVAVGDVWAIPQAKVLVVLRDDVRLDVDRSRYFETDRVGIKATMRVGFAFPHPAAIVRLYDAP, encoded by the coding sequence ATGGCTCTTAACACCTCCGTGTCTGGCGGTACGCATGCCCTGCTCAAGGAGCAGCTCGGCGCCCTCGTCACCCAGCCGGTCCGCGAAAGCTCCGTAGCGCTCAACGTCGCCGGCGTGGTCACCACGCTCGAAACGGAATACCGAGTGCCTATCGTCAAGAGCGACGCTGCGGCAGCCTGGGTTGCAGAAGGTGGCGAGATCGCGGCGACGGACGCCGATTTCGACGAGATCGTCGTCCGCCCTGCGAAAGTTGCCGGCCTGTCGATCATCTCGCGCGAGCTGGCCGAGGACTCCACACCGTCTGCTCAGCAGCAGGTTGGTGAAGGTCTGGCTCAGTCCATAGCGACGGGAGTCGATAGGGCATTCTTCGGCAACACCGTCGCCGACGGGCCGAGTGGCTTGCTGTCGGTCACGGGCGTGCAGACCATCGACACCGGCGGGACTATCGCCAACACCGACCCGTTCGCCGAGGCGCTGAGCCTGGCCGAGACTGTCGGCGCGCAGGTTACGAGCTTCGTTGCGCACCCCACCACCGTGCTGCAACTGTCCAAGGTCAAGAAGCAGACCGGCAGTAATGAGCCGCTGCTCGGGTATGACGCCAGCCAGCCCACGCAGCGGCAGGTGCTCGGTATCCGGCTGATCTCGTCGCCAGCGGTGGCCGTCGGCGACGTATGGGCGATCCCGCAAGCCAAGGTGCTGGTCGTGCTGCGCGACGACGTGCGGCTCGACGTCGACCGCTCGCGCTACTTCGAGACCGATCGCGTGGGCATCAAGGCCACCATGCGCGTCGGCTTCGCATTCCCGCATCCGGCCGCGATCGTTCGCCTGTACGACGCACCGTAA
- a CDS encoding NUMOD4 domain-containing protein has product MWCAGTELGPAVSARELWRPVDGWAGFYEVSNHGRVRSVARVVTTASGHRRVPGRILRLVTNDGRAPRCTLARPGQRQTYYPNAIGPNQKRTQS; this is encoded by the coding sequence GTGTGGTGCGCCGGTACTGAACTGGGTCCAGCAGTGAGCGCCCGCGAGCTATGGCGCCCCGTCGACGGCTGGGCGGGCTTCTACGAGGTGAGCAACCACGGCCGGGTGCGCAGCGTCGCCCGTGTCGTGACGACCGCCAGCGGACACCGGAGGGTGCCGGGCCGAATCTTGCGCCTGGTCACCAACGATGGTCGTGCGCCGCGCTGCACACTCGCCCGTCCCGGTCAACGGCAGACCTACTACCCCAATGCCATCGGCCCCAACCAGAAGAGGACGCAATCGTGA